The nucleotide window GAAACCCACTTTGTCGAGGTCGAGGGCAATTTCCGCGCCTACAACCTTTTCCGCCACCGGCACACGCCGGAGATTCTGGAGCAGTTGGGCCTCGAGGCCGAAAGTCTGATTTTTACGACGCATCTCCTGCCGGTGCGGCGAGGCATTCTCTCGAGCATCTACGTCTGGCTCCGGGAACGCCGCGAGCGCGATGCTGTGGAAAGTCTCTTTCGTTCTTACTACTCGGGCAAGCCGATGGTGCGCGTGCTCGCTGGCGGCCGGTTGCCCGAGCTGCAATACGTGGTCGAGACAAATTTCTGCGACCTGGGTTTCGCTCTGGATGCGGCGGGAAAGCGCCTGGTGGTTGTCTCGTGCCTCGACAACCTCGGCAAAGGCGCCGCCGGCCAGGCCATCCAAAACATGAACCTGATGCTGGGCTTTGCCGAAGAGAAGGGTCTGCTTTGAGGATTGTGGTCAAGATCGCGGGAGCGCTGCTCGAATCGGCCGAGACCACCCGGCTCATCGCTCGCCAGATTGCCGAGGTCAGCCAGGTTGGCCACGAGGTGCTGGTGCTTCATGGCGGGGGAAAAATCCTGACTTCAACAATGGAACGGC belongs to Candidatus Acidiferrales bacterium and includes:
- a CDS encoding Asd/ArgC dimerization domain-containing protein, with protein sequence ETHFVEVEGNFRAYNLFRHRHTPEILEQLGLEAESLIFTTHLLPVRRGILSSIYVWLRERRERDAVESLFRSYYSGKPMVRVLAGGRLPELQYVVETNFCDLGFALDAAGKRLVVVSCLDNLGKGAAGQAIQNMNLMLGFAEEKGLL